Sequence from the Alkalibacter saccharofermentans DSM 14828 genome:
CATCAGGACAGAAACGATAATCCCCATCGGTATGGGCTGCTGCTCAGTTGCCCACATGATTACCTGACCGAATCCTGTCATAAACGCGGCTATCACAGGACCTACGAAAAATGCGGCCATTCCGCCGGTTATAATAGTTGTTGCAGGCGTTATTATTATGTCCACCTTAGTTTCCTTTGAAACAAGCTTTCCGAATTCAGCACCGACTATTCCCGCTAACAGTGCAGATACCGGGTCTCCACCGATCATTCCGTTGATGGCAGATGCAAATATTACAAGAGGGGGAGCCTTTAGCGCGTATGCTACAGCAACTGCAATTGCCGGTGCAGTCATCGCCCTGGCCGCCGGCCACACTACTTCTGTTAAGAAAGCTATCTTAAGAACTACGCCAATCTGGTTTAATATGCTGCCGATTATAAGAGTGGCAAACAAGGCATAGGCCATAAATCCCAAAGTGTCAATAAGATATCTTTTGACTGTGAACCGTATATCTTTCTTAGCTAAAAAATCATTTATCTTTCCCATCTCCAGCTCCTCAAATAAAATTTAATTGAATAATTCCATCTGTAAATTTTATACCAAGGCATGACATCTGTCAATACAGCTGTATTAACAATAAAAAACCCTGTACCATTTCTAGTACAGGGTAGTTATGTTACATCATTGGCATTCCGCCGCCCATGCCGCCTGGCATAGCCGGTTCGTCTTTAGCAATCTCCACAACAGCAACCTCAGTTGTAAGGAACATTGCAGAAACGCTTGCCGCGTTTTGAATCGCAGAACGGGAAACCTTAGTAGGATCGATGATGCCTGCCTGGAACATGTCAACATACTGACCGTTGGCAGCGTCAAAGCCCATTCCCTCTTCTTTGTTCTTTAGGTTCTCGACTACTACAGAACCTTCCAAACCTGCATTTGCAGCGATTTGTCTGATTGGCTCTTCGATAGCTCTTCTTATGATGGATGCGCCTGTCTTTTCGTCTCCTTCAAGAGTCTCTAAAAGTGCTTCCAAAGGTTTTATCGTATTGATGTAGGCTGTACCTCCACCGCTTACCACGCCTTCTTCCACAGCAGCTCTTGTTGCGTTAAGGGCATCTTCAATCCTGTATTTTCTTTCCTTAAGCTCAGTTTCAGTAGCAGCACCAACCTTGATTACTGCAACTCCGCCAGCAAGCTTTGCCAGTCTTTCCTGAAGCTTTTCTCTATCATACTCAGAATCGGTTTCCGGAATCTGCTTTCTGATCTGGTTGATTCTTTCTTCAACCGCTTCTCTTTGTCCTTCACCTTCAACGATGATGGTGTTTTCCTTGTCGACTTTGATCTGTCTTGCTCTACCAAGCTGCTCTACAGTCACGTTCTTAAGCTCAAGTCCCAGCTCGTCTGAAATAACCTCAGCGCCTGTTACTGCTGCGATGTCAGAAAGCATTGCTTTTCTTCTGTCCCCAAATCCTGGAGCTTTAACCGCTACGCAGTTGAAAGTTCCTCTTAATTTGTTTACCACTAATGTAGCAAGAGCTTCTCCCTCTACATCTTCAGCGATTATAAGAAGCTTTCCGCCTTGCTGTACGATCTGCTCTAAGATAGGAAGGATTTCCTGAATGTTGTTGATCTTTTTATCCGTAACCAAAATGTAAGGGTTGTCAAGGACAGCTTCCATTTTATCAGTATCTGTTACCATGTAAGAAGAAAGGTATCCTCTGTCAAATTGCATTCCTTCTGTGAATTCAAGCTCAGTGTCCATAGACTTGCCTTCTTCAACAGTGATGACACCGTCGTTGCCTACCTTTTCCATAGCATCTGAAATCAATTGTCCGATAGTTCTGTCAGCAGCTGAAATAGAAGCTACCTGTGTGATTTCTTCTTTATTCTCAACTTTTTTGCTCTTAGTCTTAAGCTCGTCCACAACTACGGTGACAGCTTGTTCGATGCCTTTTTTAAGTCCCATAGGGTTTGCTCCGGCCGCAAGGTTTTTAAGTCCCTCTCTGATGATCGCCTGAGCAAGAAGGGTAGCAGTAGTAGTACCGTCACCTGCAACGTCGTTAGTCTTTGTTGCAACTTCCTTTACAAGCTGAGCTCCCATATTTTCAAACTGGTCTTCAAGCTCGATCTCTTTTGCAATTGTAACACCGTCATTTGTTATGATAGGTGAGCCAAAGCTTCTAGATAAAACTACATTTCTTCCCTTTGGTCCCAAAGTGATTTTTACAGTATCAGCAAGCTTGTCCACGCCGTTGACCAGTGCGGTTCTTGCATCGCTAGAAAATTTTAAATCCTTAGCCATTAATCTTTCCTCCTATAAGTTGTATTCAATGTGCTTATTCTACTATCGCTAAAATATCGTTCTGACGCACTATCAGGTATTCTTCTCCGTCAACTTTGAATTCAGTTCCGGAGTACTTGGAAAATACTACCTTGTCGCCGACTTTAACTTCCAATGCTACCTTTTTTCCGTCTAAAACTTCACCGCTTCCAACTGCGATAACTTCACCTTCCTGTGGCTTTTCCTTTGCACTTCCAGGTAATACGATTCCGCTTGCAGTAGTAGCCTCTTCTTCTTTGACTTTAAGAACAACTCTGTCTCCCAATGGTTTCAACATGCTCTAATAACCTCCTTGTACGATAAAGTTTCTTTTTTTATTGTTAGCACTCATTGAGACTGAGTGCTAATTGCATCTATAATGATACAAAATATAAATAAAAATGTCAACATAAAATGCTGACATTTTCCCTTAATTTCAAATCAAATTCATAAAAAAACCAATTAACACCGGCACGAAAACCGCAGGCAGCATATTGCCGAGCTTCAGCCTCTTGATTTTGAGCATGTTTATCCCTATGCCAAAAATTAAAACTCCTCCTACTGCAGTCATTTCCACTATCACTTCCTGAGCCAAAAAGGGCTTGATGAGACCCGACAGCAATATTATAGTCCCCTGATAAACGAAGACGGATATAGCCGAAAGCACAACGCCAATACCCATGGCGGATGCAAAAATCACCGACATTATCCCATCGAGAAATGACTTTGCAAATAAAATCTCGTGATTTCCCTGCAAACCGCTTTGAAGCCCTCCCATTATCGCCATGGCTCCCACGCAAAAAAGCAGGGAAGCCGTCACAAATCCCTGAGTTACATTTGCAGAATTTTTCATTCTGCTCTGAAAGAAGTCCCCAAGATCGTTAAGCTTTTTTTCTATATCAATTGCCTCTCCAATCAGTGCTCCCAACGCTATGCTCGCAAATAATATAAGAGGATTTTGAGTGGTTATTCCCTGACTGACCCCGTAGACCATTATGCTGATTGCCAAGGCCTCCACCATGAGATCGCTGAATCTGTCCGCTATTTTATTTTTAAAGGCAACTCCAAAGATACTCCCTGCTATTATGGCCAATGCATTTACTATATTACCGGTCATTTTACCTCTCCTGTCTCTAATTGATTCTCTCTTGCATAGTAAAACAAATACTGTTGGGCAAAGCCTGCCAAGTCCCCCCACATTTCCCGGGCAATGCTCTTGATTTCATCAGGCTTTGAATCTTTTTTCAGGTAAAGGGCTTCCGTAACTCTTTTTACCCACACATCCACCGGATAGCTTTCGTATTTAGCTCCTCCGTAGAGCAGGACGCAATCTGCAACTTTAGGCCCTACCCCTTTTATTTTCATGAGTTCTTTGGCTCCTTGTTGATAATTCGTTTTTCTGATGGAGCCTATGTCCACTTCACCCAAGTGCACTTTTTCCACTGCATCTATTATGTAACCGGCTCTGTAGCCGCATTTTATATCCCCCAAATCATCACACCCTGATCCATAGATATCCTCAGGATTCGGAAACGTAAAGAGAACTTGGCCTTTATAGTCCACCGGGTTCCCAAAAATGCTGCAGAGACCGTCCACTATTTTTTTAATTCTTTTTATATTGTTGTTGCTGGATATTATAAAGGAGACCAGGGCTTCCCATTCATCTTGAAGCAAGATCCTAATGCCATTGCCGTATTGTGTAGCTTTAATCATATTTTTTTCTGTAGAGACCTTCTCAATTATCTCTCCGTAATCTCGCCTAAGGTCAAGATAATCCATCCAATAATTCTCGAAGGCGTCCCTGTCCGTGCCTCTGAATATGAACCTGTCACCTTTCTGTTCAATTTCAAGTACCCTGCCCCTTGAAACTCCCAAATACCCGTTTTCGTAAACTTTATTCCACCTGAAGCACTGTCCGCACTCAAAAGTCTGCACCAGGTCGAATTCAGTTATCTTGGCTTGGATTTCATTATTTATTACTGAAAAATCCTTTAACAATGTATTTCCCCCACTCGTGAGAATGTAATTTAACAACACTTCTAAAACTTATGTTATAATTAAGCTGATATTTCATAGCATAATACTTTCACAAAGGAGTTTCAAGATGTTCGTTCAAAATACCCTAAAAACAATAACAAATGGCCTTCTGTTGATTTTTTTGCTCGTAGCAAGCACCCTGTTGAATGCAGCTGAATTTTTGCAGTATTTCATAGCTGATAACACTCACAGCTTTCTGGAGCTTCCCCTCGAGACCGCATCCGTTGTGGAATTCTTTGTTCAACTTATCCTGACTCTATTGGTACTTGCCATAAGCATTTGGATGATCAGGATGCAAAAAGACAGCGTCTTAATAAATTATTTCATATGCATCTGGTTCATGGCAATCAATATTTTCAAGCTGATATTTTACATCCCCAACATCAGTTTCGATCAAGAGTACATTTGGTTTGCTTTAAAGCAGTTTATCCCACTGATTCCATGTGGTTTGATAACTGCAATGGCATTTTTGAAGCTGACTGATTTAAAATACGAAAAATACTGACCTTGCCTTGATCATAAAATAGAAAATGCCCATCAGGGCATTTTCTATTTTGTAAATTTATTTATTATAGCTTTAGCCAGGTTTTCTATAGTTACCTTCTTTTCCATGCTGGTGTTTCTTAGATATTTGTAGGCATCTTCCTCAGAACAGTGCTTCATCTCCATGATTATTCCTTTGGCTCTTTCTATTGTCTTTCTGTCTGCAAGGGTCTTCTTCAGCTTTAATATTTCGCTTTCAAGGCTTACAAGCTTTTTACCAAATATCATCGCCCCTTTTACCATTTTATTGAGCTCGCTTGACTCAACTCCTTGGTTTATAAAGTTAAATATCCATCCCTTTTCAATCCAATCTGTAAAGTCCGCCCTTGGCTGGCTAGTAACGAGTATGACCGGGCAGATTTTTTCAGCGTAAACGGTATTTACAATATCTAACGTCCTGAACCCTTTGATTTCTTCGTCTATTATGATCAGATCTACATTCCTCGATCTTGCAGCGCGAATCAAGGCATTGCCTTCTTCGAATTCTATCGTTTGAAAACCGTTTTTTTTCATCAAGCCCAAAACGGCAGTCTCTGTTTTTTTATTGGTTAGACCTATTATCACAGTACCCATTATCATATTTTTTACCTGCCTATTTATGTTATAATTAATATAATTTCTTCTATTATAAAGCATTCATCTACTAAAATAAATATTTGGAGTGTTATTTATGACCAAAAAATTTTTTTTAATCCTTTTAATTCCATTATTATTGCTCTCAGCATGCTCAAAAGACTAT
This genomic interval carries:
- a CDS encoding PTS transporter subunit IIC; this translates as MGKINDFLAKKDIRFTVKRYLIDTLGFMAYALFATLIIGSILNQIGVVLKIAFLTEVVWPAARAMTAPAIAVAVAYALKAPPLVIFASAINGMIGGDPVSALLAGIVGAEFGKLVSKETKVDIIITPATTIITGGMAAFFVGPVIAAFMTGFGQVIMWATEQQPIPMGIIVSVLMGIALTLPISSAAIGLMLSLSGLAAGAATVGCACQMVGFGVMSYKENKMGGLLAQGIGTSMLQMPNIVKNPKVWIPPIISSAILGPVATVFFKMENVPYGSGMGTSGFVGQFGTLEAMGGTGFVWMGIILLHFLLPAIITLSVSELLRKMNWIKDGDLKLQI
- the groL gene encoding chaperonin GroEL (60 kDa chaperone family; promotes refolding of misfolded polypeptides especially under stressful conditions; forms two stacked rings of heptamers to form a barrel-shaped 14mer; ends can be capped by GroES; misfolded proteins enter the barrel where they are refolded when GroES binds), which encodes MAKDLKFSSDARTALVNGVDKLADTVKITLGPKGRNVVLSRSFGSPIITNDGVTIAKEIELEDQFENMGAQLVKEVATKTNDVAGDGTTTATLLAQAIIREGLKNLAAGANPMGLKKGIEQAVTVVVDELKTKSKKVENKEEITQVASISAADRTIGQLISDAMEKVGNDGVITVEEGKSMDTELEFTEGMQFDRGYLSSYMVTDTDKMEAVLDNPYILVTDKKINNIQEILPILEQIVQQGGKLLIIAEDVEGEALATLVVNKLRGTFNCVAVKAPGFGDRRKAMLSDIAAVTGAEVISDELGLELKNVTVEQLGRARQIKVDKENTIIVEGEGQREAVEERINQIRKQIPETDSEYDREKLQERLAKLAGGVAVIKVGAATETELKERKYRIEDALNATRAAVEEGVVSGGGTAYINTIKPLEALLETLEGDEKTGASIIRRAIEEPIRQIAANAGLEGSVVVENLKNKEEGMGFDAANGQYVDMFQAGIIDPTKVSRSAIQNAASVSAMFLTTEVAVVEIAKDEPAMPGGMGGGMPMM
- a CDS encoding ANTAR domain-containing response regulator; amino-acid sequence: MIMGTVIIGLTNKKTETAVLGLMKKNGFQTIEFEEGNALIRAARSRNVDLIIIDEEIKGFRTLDIVNTVYAEKICPVILVTSQPRADFTDWIEKGWIFNFINQGVESSELNKMVKGAMIFGKKLVSLESEILKLKKTLADRKTIERAKGIIMEMKHCSEEDAYKYLRNTSMEKKVTIENLAKAIINKFTK
- a CDS encoding DUF554 domain-containing protein, which codes for MTGNIVNALAIIAGSIFGVAFKNKIADRFSDLMVEALAISIMVYGVSQGITTQNPLILFASIALGALIGEAIDIEKKLNDLGDFFQSRMKNSANVTQGFVTASLLFCVGAMAIMGGLQSGLQGNHEILFAKSFLDGIMSVIFASAMGIGVVLSAISVFVYQGTIILLSGLIKPFLAQEVIVEMTAVGGVLIFGIGINMLKIKRLKLGNMLPAVFVPVLIGFFMNLI
- a CDS encoding DNA-3-methyladenine glycosylase family protein, which produces MLKDFSVINNEIQAKITEFDLVQTFECGQCFRWNKVYENGYLGVSRGRVLEIEQKGDRFIFRGTDRDAFENYWMDYLDLRRDYGEIIEKVSTEKNMIKATQYGNGIRILLQDEWEALVSFIISSNNNIKRIKKIVDGLCSIFGNPVDYKGQVLFTFPNPEDIYGSGCDDLGDIKCGYRAGYIIDAVEKVHLGEVDIGSIRKTNYQQGAKELMKIKGVGPKVADCVLLYGGAKYESYPVDVWVKRVTEALYLKKDSKPDEIKSIAREMWGDLAGFAQQYLFYYARENQLETGEVK
- the groES gene encoding co-chaperone GroES translates to MLKPLGDRVVLKVKEEEATTASGIVLPGSAKEKPQEGEVIAVGSGEVLDGKKVALEVKVGDKVVFSKYSGTEFKVDGEEYLIVRQNDILAIVE